From a single Oncorhynchus tshawytscha isolate Ot180627B linkage group LG33, Otsh_v2.0, whole genome shotgun sequence genomic region:
- the LOC121841704 gene encoding RNA-binding motif protein, X chromosome-like, with amino-acid sequence MGGILRRVWMRCLTYLWMRCTPHPNLPHLQTPTPPRGAETPQQTGPGQKLPSSESSHSGLYFTAPSRNPAIDQRVEQGPPPHPRSPPKGSLSPPKRDPSAP; translated from the exons ATGGGGGGGATACTCAGGAGAGTCTGGATGCGCTGCCTGACATATCTCTG GATGAGGTGCACTCCACATCCGAATCTCCCCCACCTTcaaacccccaccccccccaggGGTGCAGAGACGCCCCAGCAGACGGGACCAGGTCAAAAGCTTCCCTCCTCCGAATCTTCCCATTCCGGGCTCTACTTCACCGCCCCCTCCCGTAACCCCGCCATTGACCAGAGGGTGGAGCAAggaccccctcctcacccaaggTCCCCTCCAAAAGGATCTCTCAGTCCCCCTAAGAGGGACCCCTCTGCCCCCTAA